A genomic window from Desulfovibrio gilichinskyi includes:
- a CDS encoding P-loop NTPase fold protein — translation MLNQHITDYLQYYVDSKKNPDHAVMLNGPWGSGKTWFIKEFVKDFTPTYQEVMKFFHVSLYGTKSIEDIDGELFRQAHPFLSSRSMIIGKAVAKGFMKGFLKIDLDGDGKEDFKIEPNDLKGAVTADDLEEIKPVLIFDDLERCPIDIIELLGYINHFVEIQGYKVIILAHEDALKKRWEKAKDGKTSHRYEEIKEKLVGKTFTVEPNVSAAISSFVDDIEHEKSKVICKKNIEAIEIIFNESTYNNLRHIKRGIWDYSLFVNTISDNATIMANDDFLSDMLNLFLIYTIEARKGIMKTMHDITNPLIQVMMEKYRDEKPSEVSTALKKYSIVNAENALIRSEIWDFLLFSKNAVSISTVEESILSTFYFYNESTPAWKRLWRYYDLEDSEFRELKKIVEIQFSECDFECPQILLHVFGIFLQLNKENLIKLDKQELVSRANMNVDILLQRGLLYTKDVLSNEYLAFKLDRGWDGLGYHCVESELFINVWNYIKAQLLVGKQSFLEEKSKYLSVLMAKDPNAFLQLIVHTNYGENHFFDKPVLQYICPVEFARCFANLSNAGKMSIHSAISLRYEAFRVDALVEEAEWLENVRREIEKESIKYQNEVSSIHFATMNNYIDNSLRDLKEAKEKAASLTTPHT, via the coding sequence ATGTTGAATCAGCATATTACCGATTATCTTCAATACTACGTGGATTCTAAGAAGAACCCTGATCATGCGGTAATGCTTAATGGACCTTGGGGGTCTGGGAAAACTTGGTTTATTAAGGAATTTGTTAAGGATTTTACCCCCACATATCAAGAAGTAATGAAGTTTTTTCATGTAAGTTTATATGGGACAAAATCCATAGAAGATATTGACGGTGAACTTTTTCGGCAAGCACATCCATTTTTGTCTTCAAGGTCTATGATAATAGGCAAGGCCGTAGCAAAAGGGTTTATGAAAGGGTTTTTGAAAATAGATTTAGACGGAGATGGAAAAGAAGATTTTAAGATTGAGCCAAATGATTTAAAGGGGGCTGTTACAGCTGATGATTTAGAAGAAATCAAGCCTGTTCTTATCTTTGATGATTTGGAACGATGTCCAATCGATATTATAGAGTTGCTGGGTTACATTAACCATTTTGTTGAAATACAGGGATATAAGGTTATCATCTTAGCGCATGAAGATGCTTTAAAAAAGAGATGGGAGAAAGCTAAAGATGGTAAAACATCTCATCGCTACGAAGAGATTAAAGAAAAGTTAGTAGGTAAAACGTTTACAGTTGAACCTAATGTTAGTGCCGCGATTAGTTCATTTGTTGATGATATTGAGCATGAGAAAAGCAAAGTCATATGCAAAAAGAATATTGAAGCTATCGAAATAATTTTTAATGAGTCTACATATAATAATTTGCGGCATATAAAGCGAGGGATTTGGGACTACTCTCTATTTGTGAATACTATTTCTGACAACGCTACAATTATGGCTAATGATGATTTTCTTAGTGATATGCTTAATTTGTTTTTGATTTATACGATTGAAGCTCGGAAGGGAATTATGAAAACAATGCATGATATAACAAATCCTTTAATACAGGTGATGATGGAAAAATATCGAGATGAAAAACCTTCAGAAGTCAGTACCGCTTTAAAAAAATATTCAATTGTTAATGCTGAAAATGCTCTTATTCGTTCTGAGATATGGGATTTTCTTCTTTTTTCAAAGAATGCAGTGTCTATATCTACGGTTGAAGAATCAATTTTAAGTACTTTTTATTTTTATAATGAGTCAACACCTGCATGGAAAAGATTATGGAGATATTACGATCTTGAAGATTCAGAATTTAGGGAACTTAAAAAAATAGTAGAAATTCAATTTAGTGAGTGTGATTTTGAATGCCCTCAAATACTTCTCCATGTTTTTGGCATTTTTTTACAATTGAATAAGGAAAATCTTATAAAATTAGATAAGCAAGAACTGGTTTCACGAGCAAATATGAATGTTGATATATTATTACAAAGAGGACTTTTATATACCAAAGACGTCTTAAGTAACGAGTACCTTGCCTTTAAACTTGATCGAGGATGGGATGGGCTCGGATATCATTGCGTTGAAAGTGAATTATTTATAAATGTGTGGAATTATATTAAAGCACAACTTTTAGTTGGCAAGCAATCTTTTTTAGAGGAAAAGTCTAAATATTTGTCGGTATTAATGGCTAAAGATCCAAATGCCTTTTTACAGTTAATTGTCCATACAAATTATGGAGAGAATCATTTTTTTGATAAACCTGTTCTACAGTATATTTGCCCGGTAGAGTTTGCTAGATGTTTTGCTAATTTAAGTAATGCAGGCAAAATGAGCATTCATAGCGCGATTTCTTTACGGTATGAAGCTTTTCGGGTTGATGCTCTTGTCGAAGAAGCAGAATGGCTTGAAAATGTACGCAGAGAAATAGAAAAAGAATCAATAAAATATCAAAATGAAGTGAGTTCAATTCATTTCGCCACCATGAATAATTATATTGATAACTCACTAAGAGATTTAAAAGAAGCAAAAGAAAAAGCCGCTTCATTAACCACCCCTCATACATAA
- a CDS encoding GNAT family N-acetyltransferase, translating into MSKIIRESIAADYPLLSEIWLRASIKAHSFVPDEFWESKVDIMRDEYLPASETWVIENGCSLAGFFCLVDDVLAAIFIAPEWQKNGFGSRLMEKAKKLRTRLELSVYTANSSAIDFYKFHGFNIVDKRQDVHTSCSEFVMEWKG; encoded by the coding sequence ATGTCTAAAATAATTAGAGAATCCATTGCAGCAGATTATCCTCTTCTTAGTGAAATCTGGCTCCGTGCTTCCATAAAGGCCCATTCTTTTGTTCCAGATGAATTTTGGGAAAGTAAGGTAGATATTATGCGTGATGAATATCTGCCAGCATCTGAAACTTGGGTTATTGAAAACGGTTGTAGCTTGGCCGGATTCTTTTGTCTTGTGGATGATGTGCTTGCAGCTATCTTTATTGCTCCGGAATGGCAGAAGAATGGTTTTGGTTCTCGGTTAATGGAGAAAGCAAAGAAGCTGCGTACACGGTTGGAATTATCCGTTTATACTGCTAACTCCAGTGCAATTGATTTTTATAAATTTCACGGTTTTAATATTGTTGATAAGCGGCAGGACGTGCATACTTCATGTTCTGAGTTTGTTATGGAGTGGAAAGGTTAA
- a CDS encoding tetratricopeptide repeat protein produces MNPDENGQLCDELKLISDRAYSLFSAGQVEPAQALWSRVVKLDPDHAVALFMLGLCAQKRGDHTAAVDFLTRASILIPNEADILNSLGVSLKNLGRPAEAFIVFERALALQPDDGFAAFNAGTVLMALGRLDEAARYFKISAQTAELHADALEALIQVLCKLDKDNEALPVCENLIVADPRNPAGHFWLCDILARLNKPEQALPHSRCAVDLAPDNPVYLSQLGDILHKLGRNDDAVLRYRDSLEHDPVDVSTRNNLGAALKTLGKYGLAEEEFKRCLEIDPNHLSALVNLGVSAKESGDAAKASGYFERAVSIAPADLDLKLYLCMSRIPFYYDSDEKITLCREKYEHDLNDLYSAVANAEINGDKKSLAKLADAVGKLQPYYLPYQGQCDRKLMKTYGFVISKAVNVSFSETVTKGQSSFPVIPMVPKEGERIRVGIVSGHFRNHSVWKMPVKGWVSGLDRKRFEVIGYSTSQLVDSETDVARQTFDSFRDNLKTVTALAESVGGDAPHVLIYPELGMDPLCAKSACLRLAPVQCVSWGHPETSGLESIDYFLSSDLMEPVDGQEHYSEQLVRLPGLGIDYIYSLPDPSGDSRADFGLAKTDVVYLCLQTLYKYLPQQDKVFAEIAKRVPDSRFVFIENSGASHLNRRFRTRLEKVFSGAGLNQHERLVFLPSLPGDRFQALIGLGDVFLDSFGWSGCNSSLEAMSKNVAPVTFPGMLMRGRHTAAFLKRMDLGELIASSVEDYVEKAVLLGLDPDYRRKMANLIRERINLCYDGSDAVKGLESFLEEAVRLLPKIDS; encoded by the coding sequence GTGAATCCAGATGAAAACGGACAATTATGTGATGAACTGAAGCTTATTTCAGACCGTGCTTACTCGCTTTTTTCTGCGGGGCAGGTAGAACCTGCACAGGCTCTTTGGTCCCGTGTTGTAAAGCTTGATCCTGATCACGCTGTTGCTCTTTTCATGCTCGGTCTATGCGCTCAGAAGCGTGGTGATCACACTGCTGCTGTTGATTTTCTTACACGCGCTTCCATCCTCATTCCTAATGAAGCTGATATTCTTAATTCCCTTGGTGTTTCTCTAAAAAATCTAGGCCGTCCGGCAGAGGCTTTTATTGTTTTTGAGCGGGCTTTGGCTTTGCAGCCGGATGACGGTTTTGCTGCATTTAATGCTGGCACGGTCCTGATGGCTCTTGGCCGTCTGGATGAAGCCGCGCGATATTTTAAAATTTCCGCTCAAACTGCGGAGCTTCACGCTGACGCACTGGAAGCTTTGATTCAAGTCTTATGCAAGCTTGATAAGGACAATGAAGCCTTGCCTGTCTGTGAGAATCTTATTGTTGCGGACCCTCGAAATCCGGCCGGACATTTCTGGCTTTGTGATATTCTGGCCCGTTTGAACAAGCCGGAGCAGGCTCTTCCTCATTCTCGGTGTGCGGTGGACCTTGCTCCTGATAATCCTGTGTATCTGTCTCAACTTGGCGATATTCTGCATAAGCTTGGTCGAAATGATGATGCTGTTTTGCGTTACCGTGACTCCTTGGAACATGATCCTGTTGATGTCAGTACTCGTAATAATCTTGGTGCGGCTTTAAAAACACTTGGTAAGTACGGGCTGGCGGAAGAAGAGTTTAAGCGTTGCCTTGAAATTGATCCGAATCATCTCTCCGCTCTGGTTAATCTAGGTGTTTCAGCTAAGGAATCAGGGGATGCCGCTAAGGCTTCAGGGTATTTTGAACGGGCTGTCTCCATTGCCCCTGCTGATCTGGATCTTAAACTTTATCTGTGTATGAGTCGCATCCCTTTTTATTATGACAGTGATGAAAAAATAACCCTTTGCCGCGAAAAGTATGAGCATGATTTGAATGATCTTTACAGCGCAGTTGCCAACGCTGAGATAAACGGTGATAAAAAATCTCTGGCAAAGCTTGCTGACGCAGTGGGAAAGCTTCAGCCTTATTATCTGCCGTATCAGGGGCAGTGTGACCGTAAGCTTATGAAAACTTACGGCTTTGTAATTTCCAAAGCTGTGAATGTAAGTTTTTCAGAAACAGTCACGAAGGGGCAAAGTTCATTCCCCGTCATACCAATGGTCCCCAAAGAAGGGGAGCGCATACGGGTAGGTATTGTCTCGGGACATTTTCGCAATCATTCTGTTTGGAAGATGCCTGTTAAGGGGTGGGTGTCCGGCCTTGATCGTAAACGATTTGAAGTCATCGGCTACAGCACTTCTCAGTTGGTTGATAGTGAAACAGATGTTGCGCGGCAGACTTTTGATAGTTTCAGAGATAATCTGAAAACGGTTACGGCTCTGGCTGAGTCCGTGGGCGGTGATGCTCCGCATGTCTTGATTTACCCGGAACTTGGAATGGACCCGCTTTGCGCTAAGTCGGCTTGTTTACGGTTGGCTCCGGTTCAATGCGTGTCTTGGGGGCATCCTGAAACCAGCGGCCTGGAAAGCATAGACTACTTTCTCTCCAGTGATTTGATGGAACCTGTAGATGGTCAGGAACATTACAGTGAACAGTTAGTCCGGCTGCCGGGGCTGGGTATCGATTATATTTATTCTTTGCCTGATCCAAGCGGAGATAGTCGGGCTGATTTCGGCCTTGCTAAAACAGATGTTGTTTATCTGTGTTTGCAGACACTTTATAAGTATTTGCCGCAGCAGGACAAAGTTTTTGCCGAGATAGCGAAGCGTGTTCCTGATTCACGCTTTGTATTTATTGAAAACAGCGGAGCGAGTCATCTTAACCGTCGTTTTCGTACCCGTCTTGAAAAGGTTTTCAGCGGGGCAGGTTTGAACCAACATGAACGGCTGGTCTTTTTGCCCTCGCTGCCGGGTGATCGCTTTCAGGCATTGATAGGTTTGGGTGATGTCTTTTTAGATTCTTTCGGCTGGTCCGGCTGTAATTCAAGTCTTGAGGCCATGTCTAAAAATGTTGCACCAGTGACATTTCCCGGCATGCTCATGCGGGGCAGGCATACGGCGGCGTTTCTTAAGCGCATGGATCTTGGCGAGCTGATAGCTTCTTCTGTCGAAGATTATGTCGAGAAAGCCGTTCTCCTTGGACTTGATCCGGATTATCGCCGCAAAATGGCAAACCTTATTCGTGAACGCATCAATCTCTGCTATGACGGCAGTGACGCAGTGAAAGGCTTAGAGAGTTTCCTTGAGGAAGCCGTTCGCCTGCTGCCTAAGATCGATTCTTAA
- a CDS encoding cobyric acid synthase, producing MQDSQDNITNMAEQEKKYAHGGNIKKLAERAGCSSSELLDFSANINPLGPPPWLQQVVVNALNEVDKYPDPESSELTLAACQKYSVWPTECIAGNGASELISAITRLGGFKRAVIPVPCYVDYERSCLIAGLKTEQIPLDPQKGFAPDFDKLSSFLSTSPALVFLAQPNNPTGTAFDPEELKKIARTHPDSRFIVDESFADFIPNIERLTGKRPPNVITILSLTKFYAIPGLRLGLAFASPDIIMALKNILPCWSVNLLAQKVGLRCIKDEDYARRTIETTTRLREELVQGIAKIPGIRTFPAQANFMLCQVQRVGMDATGLIEHLIKNNIAVRQCDNFDGLDSTYFRIAVRTAKENNKLIDGLRSFTGMEVVATKAKKTPALMIQGTCSNAGKSILAAAFCRIFLQDGYKVAPFKAQNMSLNSFVTDAGLEMGRAQVTQAAACKQAPDVRMNPVLLKPNSNTGSQIIIMGKPVGNMKVLDYVKYKPTAFEAVKNAYDSLSVDRDIMVIEGAGSPAEINLKQHDIVNMAMAEYAEAKVIITGDIDRGGVFAALSGTMDLIDAHERKMVCGFLLNKFRGDASLLTPALNFTLDRTGKPVLGVIPHIENLGLPDEDSVSFKQDIGKSGSRGKHRDYVDIVCIDLPRISNFTDLDALKGEPDVNLRIVDNPDDMGTPDAIIIPGSKSTLSDLAHIKESGLAQAILNLKEKSEIIGICGGLQMLGQYISDPDEIESEVLTADGLGLLPLQTTLGQEKTLTRINGTHGLSKMDVSGYEIHHGKTEPLLPTVRAMIVPKGLTGSVPIAKVLGFGIKSGMIWGTYMHGIFDADEFRRWFIDSLREKKGLPKLETIQTTFGMEDALDRLAKVVRENVDMQAVYNALGM from the coding sequence ATGCAGGACTCACAGGATAATATCACTAATATGGCAGAACAAGAAAAGAAATACGCTCATGGCGGCAACATTAAAAAACTTGCTGAACGGGCAGGATGTTCTTCGTCCGAACTTCTTGATTTTTCCGCAAATATCAATCCCCTCGGACCTCCGCCATGGTTGCAACAGGTCGTCGTTAACGCACTTAATGAAGTTGACAAATACCCTGACCCTGAGAGCTCGGAACTGACTCTTGCCGCCTGTCAGAAATATTCCGTATGGCCGACAGAATGTATTGCAGGAAACGGAGCCTCCGAACTTATCAGCGCGATTACCCGCCTTGGCGGATTCAAACGTGCAGTGATACCGGTTCCCTGTTATGTGGATTATGAGCGTTCATGTTTAATCGCAGGTCTTAAAACCGAACAGATTCCTTTAGATCCGCAAAAAGGATTTGCGCCTGATTTCGATAAACTTTCATCTTTCCTATCAACTTCACCTGCATTGGTATTTCTGGCTCAGCCTAATAATCCCACGGGCACAGCATTTGACCCGGAAGAACTAAAAAAAATTGCACGCACCCATCCTGATTCACGTTTTATTGTTGATGAATCCTTTGCGGACTTCATCCCTAATATCGAAAGGCTTACCGGCAAACGTCCTCCCAACGTCATTACGATTCTATCACTGACCAAATTTTACGCCATACCGGGCCTGCGCCTCGGCCTCGCATTTGCTTCGCCGGATATCATTATGGCACTTAAAAACATCCTGCCTTGCTGGTCCGTAAACCTGCTCGCCCAGAAAGTGGGACTGCGCTGCATAAAAGATGAAGATTACGCGCGCCGGACCATTGAAACCACCACCCGTCTGCGTGAAGAATTAGTTCAAGGAATCGCCAAAATACCGGGCATAAGGACTTTTCCTGCACAAGCAAATTTTATGCTCTGTCAGGTTCAACGAGTCGGCATGGATGCAACAGGGCTCATTGAACACCTGATAAAAAATAACATTGCCGTGCGCCAATGCGACAACTTCGACGGCCTGGACTCCACATATTTCCGCATAGCGGTGAGGACAGCGAAGGAGAACAATAAACTTATCGACGGCTTGCGCTCCTTTACCGGCATGGAAGTCGTCGCTACAAAGGCGAAGAAAACTCCGGCACTCATGATTCAGGGAACCTGTTCCAATGCTGGTAAATCCATTCTTGCGGCTGCGTTTTGCAGAATCTTTCTACAGGACGGATACAAAGTCGCTCCGTTTAAAGCGCAGAACATGTCACTCAATTCCTTTGTCACTGACGCAGGTCTGGAAATGGGACGGGCGCAGGTTACTCAGGCCGCGGCATGTAAACAGGCTCCTGATGTCCGCATGAATCCGGTTCTGCTTAAACCGAACAGCAACACGGGCTCGCAGATAATCATCATGGGCAAACCTGTCGGAAACATGAAAGTTCTGGACTACGTAAAATATAAGCCCACAGCGTTTGAAGCTGTTAAAAATGCTTACGATTCCTTAAGTGTTGACCGCGACATCATGGTGATTGAAGGAGCCGGAAGCCCTGCGGAAATTAATCTAAAACAGCACGACATAGTTAATATGGCAATGGCTGAATATGCCGAAGCGAAAGTTATTATCACTGGTGATATCGATCGCGGAGGAGTGTTTGCAGCACTTTCCGGAACCATGGACTTAATCGATGCGCATGAGCGCAAAATGGTCTGCGGATTTCTGCTTAATAAATTCAGAGGGGATGCATCACTGCTTACCCCCGCACTTAATTTCACGCTTGATCGCACCGGAAAACCAGTTCTAGGAGTAATTCCGCACATAGAAAACCTAGGTTTACCGGATGAAGATTCAGTTTCATTTAAACAGGACATCGGCAAGTCCGGCAGCCGTGGCAAACACCGCGACTATGTGGATATAGTCTGCATCGACCTGCCGCGCATTTCAAATTTCACGGACCTTGATGCGCTGAAAGGTGAGCCTGATGTAAACTTACGAATTGTAGACAATCCCGATGATATGGGAACCCCTGACGCCATCATTATTCCCGGCAGCAAAAGCACCCTTTCGGACCTTGCACATATCAAAGAAAGCGGACTTGCACAGGCAATTTTAAACCTTAAAGAAAAATCCGAAATAATAGGCATATGCGGCGGACTTCAAATGCTTGGCCAATACATCAGCGACCCGGATGAAATAGAATCTGAAGTATTGACCGCAGACGGATTAGGTTTGCTCCCGCTCCAGACAACTCTGGGACAGGAAAAAACTCTGACCCGTATCAACGGAACCCACGGGTTAAGCAAAATGGATGTCAGCGGTTATGAAATCCATCACGGAAAAACAGAACCGCTGTTGCCGACAGTACGCGCCATGATCGTTCCCAAAGGGCTGACCGGATCGGTTCCTATCGCTAAGGTTCTAGGATTCGGAATTAAATCCGGCATGATCTGGGGGACCTACATGCATGGCATTTTCGATGCCGACGAGTTCAGACGCTGGTTTATTGATTCCCTGCGCGAGAAAAAAGGTCTGCCCAAGCTTGAAACTATCCAGACCACCTTCGGAATGGAAGACGCGCTGGACAGGCTCGCAAAAGTCGTGCGGGAGAATGTCGATATGCAGGCGGTTTATAATGCACTCGGGATGTAG
- a CDS encoding aldo/keto reductase has translation MADIKNLKKLGNSDIKISKLGLGCMGLSEFYGEPASEEQATKLIHHALDKGVNFFDTADMYGDGHNERLLAAALKDRRDQAIIATKFGIVRASGEYARDISGKPEYVRKSCHESLRRLGTDYIDLYYIHRVDVNTPIEETIGEMAKLVKEGKIKAIGISEASAETLRRAHAVHPVSALQSEYSMLTRDPEKEMLALTQELGVTFVPYSPICRGLLSSSKLSENDPSDVRKMLPRFQKEAYENNKAIADSLSLIAEGKGCSLAQLSLAWVMAQGENIVPIPGTTKIKNLDSNINSLNVTFTDKELQVIDKLLIEHKVLGDRYNQEGMKGVNG, from the coding sequence ATGGCTGACATCAAAAACCTTAAAAAATTAGGCAACAGTGATATCAAGATTTCAAAACTAGGGCTCGGTTGCATGGGGCTTAGTGAATTCTACGGCGAACCGGCATCCGAAGAACAGGCAACGAAACTTATCCATCATGCACTCGACAAAGGTGTAAATTTCTTCGATACCGCCGACATGTACGGAGATGGTCACAATGAAAGGCTTCTGGCTGCCGCGCTAAAAGACAGGCGAGATCAAGCCATTATTGCAACCAAATTCGGCATAGTTCGGGCAAGCGGAGAATATGCACGCGACATCTCCGGTAAGCCTGAATACGTGCGCAAATCCTGCCATGAAAGTTTGCGCAGACTGGGCACAGATTACATTGATTTATATTACATTCACCGAGTTGATGTGAATACACCGATTGAAGAAACTATCGGAGAAATGGCCAAGCTCGTTAAAGAAGGCAAAATCAAAGCCATCGGAATATCCGAAGCTTCGGCGGAAACCCTGCGCAGAGCACACGCCGTTCATCCGGTATCTGCATTGCAGTCTGAATATTCAATGTTAACCCGTGATCCGGAAAAAGAAATGCTCGCACTGACACAGGAACTGGGCGTAACTTTTGTTCCATACAGCCCTATCTGCCGCGGTCTTTTAAGCTCCAGCAAGCTATCTGAAAATGATCCGTCAGATGTCAGGAAAATGCTGCCCCGTTTTCAAAAAGAAGCTTATGAAAACAACAAAGCCATCGCAGACAGCCTTAGCCTGATCGCAGAGGGAAAAGGTTGTTCACTGGCACAGCTTTCACTGGCGTGGGTTATGGCACAAGGCGAAAACATCGTTCCCATACCGGGCACAACCAAAATCAAAAATCTTGATTCAAATATAAATTCATTAAATGTGACCTTCACTGACAAAGAATTGCAAGTTATCGACAAACTTTTAATTGAGCACAAAGTTCTCGGTGACAGATATAATCAGGAAGGAATGAAAGGAGTTAACGGCTAA